In the genome of Maniola jurtina chromosome 3, ilManJurt1.1, whole genome shotgun sequence, one region contains:
- the LOC123878589 gene encoding uncharacterized protein LOC123878589 isoform X3 codes for MDRRRAAAALLALAACITCSAAAPTAGNHTALELHDGLIEGCYYNFQHYGEGDRIMTNEPCLNCTCHNRMLMCYLRVCPFTKAIGQDCTVEKRADQCCPIVTCPDVPVDLLTSTSTSSPAEYGATGLGKLDRYGCSIHGKYFPEGAKVPSTPNKPCEHCYCIRNMTTCVMQECTLHVDGCTPIYHKDVCCPVRYSCDHPEDEILLLDDMTTTVRPTPGFLLTTTTMAPVTQMSQDCVHDDQIFSDGALIKTEKACEHCYCMKGDIVCVVQECGTPMENEGKNCTSLPPRHGQCCPDTYICEGDEPVTDSTTDFVELTSSPPRRVSVEGSGYRNEPDEPYTEISPAITEIEGSGEDFATGSQIDTGENITPEKEVIDEMLPTTTESSLHLSQSTEPDKGQNTIPDLVVDKETAQKPTQEEVTLSGLGSMTTASEEYTTARISDAYLTSQKDAISTTESVPKEHEKTTTDSTGLLDKTTSTDELILHTNPNIIEPVQKATSSPSTEYITKVQETSEQEELSTEILEQSSVTEKNKFTDVFQTSPEAEISIELTTNTITNLVDAESTSINPNLNEIDDSASPASTPSRIPGEGDCLLNGITYTNNTNVPSTNNCHTGCKCISSIIKCDPIICSPPPEYMENMNDCQPVYDTPNSCCPTYVCSVKETIPPESHSHMSGTESPKPIANECSGTDCLDNEDKKMPMEPTICTSGNCLNESPAVQKECESNDCKDQAETSQPMPSQDCSDGKCQILPVEPCEGENCKTELPKDTIFEKDSESTKTPAIQEKCESGDCNDQVQTIPLKPSQDCSNGKCEPEIPCESENCKIQPTKETIYEKDSEPSSHIVPAIDVPTKVCNEENGCDENNVIEPEECVNENCRRKDFAETGEKIPSKCSGTDCKQHDEPTVQSTEQPTEISTEESTVSDVNLQKTESIESHITTTKEKLTKSDLDVTKQPIYIETTEKLSTTFEQTEPPKKYYTEKGTIQTDISLIQTGTEIAEEAATEMLQTESPKLSVTENTELLGSVSHTGELLTTEIDISYTKSPEYLETGTIPGQNEQFSTKPPHIDTEDETVLDEDHTKLPQIPLSEIEKSSTEAPELMITETGGINTETSETITQKEEFVTKLPDTFGTEKEIIHSGATETSFSATEATQTTLSKVTISKTETIPETSEAVTEKEVMETKIPESLVTEKEQIQTEVTETITDREDTQTNAPELFATEKEVIVTDAPKVTAADKDIIQTESPEIKVAIKVTSPTESPEKIDTEEHTTQTESPDVAVITKEHTEMETPIFTEVMQTIAPDVTITKKDEVLTDITEISTEKEIIKVSSPDLHDITIESTTGHESSVEEQTMVHLNPVTDETESYVTKESIFKPQATITEKPETTDEENKYDESYKPRPTKAEDIPTEDTTEIATEPIESDVTKTETMPGETYAGVTELISQPTLLEVAGETTTKETHKVTTEGQEMYTKSPQEIETSAEEKEVTTDKNLLYTSRPDADETKSDDVSQAIDKSFTESQVVVTEGPEILTSQNVEISTVHDVIVTEKYKESQDTELTSLPTNAITDKQEKHTEAPETYSTILQAQDKTTKLPELYTTLVEEIMTPEKTTETPSSELEKDQKDITDQIHLTTLKIIEELTTTESSKFVTVTPVLSTEPQQQQSSTDQKLDSEYPQLTTKIEDSNKESETSTDILERVTEITKTPTDYPKITDEIKQDFTTKITGQDIVTETYKETTSDNSPSQTTKDELPTEIQIISQETSYTKADNEPIVETSTSTILEKEKEKEQNQEKTTIISQTTQSSDKDEFEATLSITETSEPEFVTEKDTVTYTTKGEDKDDAEKDGLKPFVSGEKPSDTTEESGFLGTHKPDHTDIDSLTTQTLMPNVADTNKNVQGSEMSTEKSESITMFEQVTSNIKDSVTTESHLSYTSSEDKLSTTALDNKETQKEQQSDYGEFKTTSSVTELPMSQVTHIDHASSLQTTITDKEEIAEQASKTTVDLKLEQEKTQTPMIELPKRSTEIPDYHITQQEMEIESSSKLNVHDLNNLEVDHAEKTTTSSMESKTTAIPHQQTDFSKDVPTAGTISDLYNQNTEGTPTSEMKEGTIDTQSQKTTTVSLPIEKVTDLSHEQETPLTESVTEIVTKSPHETQTVLEENATTSSILLDDEHVKETMSTEALPTEQHGLVTEYPEKNVHDVYSTLPEKETSASEELLTGTEPTKISIEKESVSDPSLYVPVVTELTERPMPVVTEVSQPDITEKDNKRTEIEIQSEEKTTTYINLDEVTEKDTLYTESKPLYTTEAQNIVTQQKEMNTEALDRATTVPDQVITQSLSTSIPERDESYGTTDSVDKDKTDEHISPHSTTQMPEINTKETQTEAIGIEKTTLTVQTHSEQEEPSLTVTVKETESQPENQSTQSTIENESPITEATADSSTETDKKVPDVHIPTELTPTTLENFYTQAQTTQAHKEFDKSDEPKQTTEPEHEFSETTPFLVELKEHTHQVIDDSSRTPIEEILTTPLYEPQQTERGDQNLDATDKYEDESLVPIIVTKYEQEVKEKPITDGQEQAEEKVPTTISPVKDFTEHISDTEIIPTTSSTYLETDLQEKEKQQTTVQDVVLTTSAAPQTASEKELYTTITTDIQNLTYPVTETSSISTEKDIHLATEEPQKSETSMGTTLLDEDLLQGPSKSTTSKIKEESTTHSSLTDKFTQPEERPIKPTPSPPTQELTKPAFDDEINEGIPSPDFPPSGSGGYGQEPDYVEEDQAFGPGTCRYGGKVYVSAQQIPRDDPCDFCFCFRSDIICLQQSCPPPIHGCHEEPIQGFCCPRYECPVSMATTLNVTTTTTTTTTTLPPHFLPHAYKGAAQRRGCQIKGHTYKVGEVVRASSGPCLLCTCGGDGQMKCDPKACTPEPMLRQMIAAAVSAKRRR; via the exons ATGGATCGGAGGCGCGCGGCAGCGGCGCTGCTTGCGCTAGCCGCTTGCATCACGTGCTCTGCAGCAG CACCCACGGCGGGCAATCACACTGCGTTAGAATTACATGATG GTCTCATAGAGGGATGCTACTACAATTTTCAGCATTATGGCGAAGGCGACCGAATCATGACGAACGAACCATGTCTAAACTGCACATGTCATAACCGGATGCTTATGTGTTACTTGCGGGTCTGCCCATTCACAAAGGCTATTGGCCAAGACTGCACGGTGGAGAAGCGAGCTGACCAATGTTGTCCTATAGTGACTTGCCCTGACG TTCCAGTTGACCTACTCACGTCGACTTCAACATCTTCACCTGCTGAATATGGCGCAACTGGACTTGGCAAACTAGATAGATACGGATGCAGTATTCATGGAAAATATTTCCCAGAAGGAGCCAAAGTTCCATCCACACCAAACAAACCATGCGAACACTGTTACTGCATTCGCAACATGACAACATGTGTAATGCAAGAATGCACACTGCACGTTGATGGATGCACGCCCATTTACCACAAAGATGTCTGTTGCCCGGTTCGCTACTCTTGTg ATCACCCTGAAGACGAGATTCTTCTTTTGGATGATATGACAACGACCGTGCGCCCAACTCCAGGATTCTTATTAACGACCACAACCATGGCGCCAGTAACCCAGATGTCACAAGActgtgtacatgatgaccaaatATTCTCAGATGGTGCtcttataaaaactgaaaaagCTTGTGAACATTGTTACTGCATGAAAGGAGATATAGTGTGTGTTGTTCAAGAATGTGGAACACCAATGGAAAACGAGGGCAAAAATTGCACATCATTACCTCCACGCCACGGTCAATGCTGTCCTGATACGTATATTTGTGAAGGAGATGAACCAGTTACTGATTCGACTACCGATTTTGTTGAGTTAACTTCTTCACCACCGAGAAGAGTTAGTGTTGAAGGAAGTGGATATAGAAATGAACCTGATGAACCTTATACAGAAATAAGTCCAGCAATAACTGAAATAGAAGGCAGTGGTGAAGACTTTGCAACAGGTTCTCAGATAGATACAGGAGAAAACATAACTCCAGAAAAAGAAGTCATTGATGAAATGTTACCAACTACAACTGAGAGTAGCCTGCATTTAAGTCAAAGTACAGAACCAGACAAAGGACAAAACACAATTCCTGACTTAGTCGTAGATAAGGAAACGGCTCAAAAACCAACACAAGAGGAGGTAACACTTTCTGGTTTAGGATCTATGACAACAGCTTCTGAGGAATACACAACTGCACGCATATCTGATGCATATCTGACTTCTCAGAAAGACGCAATTAGTACTACTGAATCagtacca AAAGAACATGAAAAGACAACTACAGATTCCACAGGCTTACTAGATAAAACTACTTCCACAGATGAACTTATACTTCACACAAATCCTAACATTATTGAACCAGTTCAGAAAGCCACTAGTTCTCCTTCAACTGAATATATAACTAAAGTTCAGGAAACATCAGAACAAGAAGAACTAAGTACAGAAATTTTAGAACAGTCTAGTGTGACTGAGAAAAATAAATTCACAGATGTGTTCCAGACATCGCCTGAAGCAGAAATCTCTATTGAGCTAACAACCAACACTATCACGAACCTAGTCGATGCAGAAAGTACTTCTATAAACCCAAATCTAAATGAAATAGATGATAGCGCTTCACCTGCATCAACACCTAGCAGAATACCTGGTGAAGGCGATTGTCTCTTGAATGGTATCACCTATACTAACAATACAAATGTACCCAGTACGAATAATTGTCACACAGGTTGTAAATGTATAAGTAGTATCATTAAATGTGACCCAATAATATGCAGTCCACCACCAGAATATATGGAAAACATGAATGATTGTCAACCTGTTTACGATACCCCGAACTCATGCTGTCCAACTTATGTGTGCAGCGTTAAAGAAACAATACCGCCAGAATCACATAGTCATATGTCTGGAACAGAGAGTCCTAAACCTATTGCAAATGAATGTAGCGGCACTGACTGCTTAGATAATGAAGATAAAAAAATGCCTATGGAGCCAACCATTTGTACATCTGGTAACTGTTTGAATGAAAGTCCTGCAGTACAAAAAGAATGTGAATCAAATGATTGTAAAGACCAAGCTGAAACAAGTCAACCAATGCCTTCTCAAGATTGTTCTGATGGTAAATGTCAAATATTACCTGTAGAACCATGTGAGGGTGAAAACTGTAAAACAGAGCTACCGAAAGATACAATCTTTGAAAAAGACTCGGAATCCACAAAAACTCCCGCAATCCAAGAAAAATGTGAATCAGGTGACTGTAACGATCAAGTTCAAACAATTCCATTGAAACCTTCGCAGGATTGTTCTAATGGTAAATGTGAACCAGAAATACCATGTGAAAGCGAAAACTGCAAAATTCAACCAACAAAAGAAACGATATATGAAAAAGATTCAGAACCCAGTTCACATATAGTACCAGCCATTGATGTACCAACAAAAGTTTGTAATGAAGAAAATGGATGTGATGAAAATAATGTTATTGAACCAGAAGAGTGTGTAAATGAAAATTGTCGACGAAAAGATTTTGCAGAAACGGGAGAAAAAATACCATCAAAATGTTCAGGCACTGATTGCAAGCAACATGATGAACCAACTGTACAGTCTACAGAACAACCAACCGAAATATCAACTGAAGAAAGCACAGTAAGCGATGTAAATTTACAAAAGACGGAAAGCATAGAATCTCACATAACAACAACAAAAGAAAAACTTACGAAGTCAGATTTAGATGTTACAAAACAACCTATATACATAGAAACTACCGAAAAACTGTCTACTACATTTGAACAAACTGAACCTCCTAAgaaatattatacagaaaaaGGGACCATCCAAACAGATATTTCATTAATTCAGACAGGTACTGAAATAGCTGAAGAAGCTGCAACAGAAATGCTTCAAACTGAATCTCCAAAATTATCCGTCACAGAAAATACAGAATTACTAGGAAGTGTCAGTCATACTGGTGAACTATTAACTACAGAAATTGATATATCCTACACAAAATCACCGGAATATCTTGAAACAGGAACTATTCCTGGACAAAATGAACAATTCTCAACTAAGCCGCCACATATTGATACTGAAGATGAAACTGTATTAGACGAAGATCATACAAAATTACCTCAAATTCCATTGAGCGAAATTGAAAAATCTTCAACTGAAGCACCAGAATTAATGATAACTGAAACTGGTGGAATAAATACGGAAACTTCTGAAACGATCACCCAAAAAGAagaatttgtaacaaaattgcCGGACACATTCGGTACCGAAAAAGAAATAATTCATTCTGGAGCGACTGAAACATCATTTTCTGCAACAGAAGCTACCCAAACCACACTTTCTAAAGTAACAATTTCAAAAACGGAAACGATACCTGAAACTTCAGAAGCAGTTACTGAAAAAGAAGTAATGGAAACTAAAATCCCAGAATCATTAGTAACTGAAAAAGAACAAATACAAACTGAAGTAACTGAAACAATTACTGATCGTGAAGATACTCAAACAAATGCTCCAGAATTATTTGCCACTGAAAAAGAAGTCATTGTAACTGATGCCCCAAAAGTTACAGCTGCTGACAAAGATATAATTCAAACAGAAAGCCCAGAAATCAAAGTTGCTATTAAAGTAACAAGTCCAACTGAATCTCCAGAAAAAATTGACACTGAAGAACATACAACTCAAACTGAATCTCCAGACGTTGCAGTTATAACAAAAGAACACACTGAAATGGAAACACCAATATTCACTGAAGTAATGCAAACAATAGCTCCAGATGTAACAATCACTAAAAAAGATGAAGTTCTAACAGATATTACAGAAATATCAACAGAAAAAGAAATCATTAAAGTGAGCTCTCCAGACCTTCATGACATAACAATAGAATCAACTACTGGACATGAATCGTCAGTAGAAGAACAGACCATGGTACATTTGAATCCAGTAACTGATGAAACTGAATCGTATGTAACAAAAGAATCCATTTTCAAACCACAGGCAACTATAACGGAGAAACCTGAAACAACTGATGAAGAAAACAAGTACGATGAATCTTATAAACCAAGACCAACAAAAGCTGAAGATATACCCACAGAAGATACAACTGAAATTGCCACCGAGCCTATAGAGTCTGATGTTACAAAAACCGAGACAATGCCAGGAGAAACATATGCAGGTGTAACAGAATTGATAAGTCAGCCTACATTATTGGAAGTAGCAGGTGAAACTACTACAAAGGAAACTCATAAAGTTACTACAGAAGGACAAGAAATGTACACCAAATCACCTCAAGAAATTGAAACAAGTGCTGAAGAAAAAGAAGTCACTACCGATAAAAACTTGCTTTACACATCAAGACCTGATGCAGATGAAACAAAATCGGATGATGTATCCCAAGCTATAGATAAGTCTTTCACTGAAAGTCAAGTAGTTGTCACAGAGGGACCAGAGATATTAACTTCACAAAATGTCGAAATATCTACAGTACACGATGTAATAGTTACCGAAAAATACAAAGAAAGCCAAGACACAGAATTAACTTCACTGCCTACAAATGCAATAACTGATAAGCAAGAAAAGCACACAGAAGCTCCTGAAACATATTCAACTATATTGCAAGCACAAGATAAAACTACAAAGCTTCCAGAACTATATACAACATTAGTAGAGGAAATTATGACACCTGAAAAAACCACTGAAACTCCAAGTTCAGAACTAGAAAAAGATCAAAAAGATATAACTGACCAAATTCATCTAACTACACTGAAAATTATAGAAGAATTAACAACTACAGAGAGTAGTAAGTTTGTGACAGTAACTCCTGTACTATCTACAGAACCTCAACAACAACAATCTTCAACTGATCAGAAACTAGATTCAGAATATCCACAATTGACTACTAAGATAGAAGACAGTAATAAAGAATCAGAAACTTCTACAGATATTTTAGAGCGTGTGACAGAAATAACTAAAACTCCTACTGATTATCCAAAGATCACGGATGAAATAAAGCAAGATTTCACCACAAAGATAACAGGACAAGACATAGTTACTGAAACATATAAAGAAACAACAAGTGATAATTCACCTTCACAAACAACTAAAGATGAACTGCCTACAGAAATACAAATTATCTCTCAAGAAACTAGTTATACCAAAGCAGATAATGAACCAATTGTTGAAACAAGTACAAGCactattttagaaaaagaaaaagaaaaagaacaaAACCAAGAAAAAACAACGATTATATCTCAGACTACTCAAAGCAGCGATAAAGACGAATTTGAAGCAACATTGTCAATCACAGAGACCTCTGAGCCTGAGTTTGTGACCGAAAAAGACACAGTTACATATACAACAAAGGGCGAAGACAAAGATGATGCTGAAAAAGATGGTTTGAAACCATTTGTTTCTGGTGAAAAACCTTCCGATACAACAGAAGAATCTGGTTTTCTGGGAACACATAAGCCCGATCATACTGATATTGACTCATTAACTACACAAACATTAATGCCAAATGTTGCAGATACTAATAAAAATGTACAAGGTTCTGAAATGAGCACTGAAAAATCTGAATCTATCACAATGTTTGAGCAAGTCACGTCAAATATCAAAGACAGCGTAACAACTGAATCACATTTATCCTATACTAGTTCAGAAGATAAGCTTTCTACTACAGCCTTGGATAATAAAGAAACACAAAAAGAGCAACAATCAGATTACGGTGAATTTAAAACGACATCTTCAGTTACTGAACTGCCCATGTCACAGGTTACTCATATTGATCATGCTTCATCACTACAAACTACTATAACCGATAAAGAAGAAATAGCGGAACAAGCATCAAAAACTACCGTGGATCTAAAATTGGAACAAGAGAAAACGCAAACTCCTATGATTGAGTTACCAAAACGATCAACGGAAATTCCTGACTATCATATCACACAACAGGAAATGGAGATAGAAAGTTCTTCCAAATTAAATGTAcatgatttaaataatttagaagtaGATCATGCCGAAAAAACAACTACATCTAGCATGGAATCAAAAACGACAGCAATTCCTCACCAGCAAACTGACTTTTCTAAAGATGTCCCTACTGCTGGAACTATATCTGACTTGTATAACCAAAACACGGAAGGTACACCTACTTCAGAGATGAAAGAAGGAACCATAGATACTCAATCACAAAAGACTACAACAGTATCATTACCAATTGAAAAGGTGACTGATCTTTCTCATGAGCAAGAAACTCCTTTGACAGAATCTGTAACAGAAATTGTAACTAAATCTCCTCATGAAACGCAAACTGTCCTCGAAGAAAATGCTACGACTTCCTCAATATTGCTGGATGATGAACACGTTAAGGAAACTATGAGTACTGAAGCCCTTCCAACTGAGCAACACGGATTAGTTACAGAATATCCAGAAAAAAATGTCCATGATGTGTATTCAACTTTGCCTGAAAAAGAAACTTCTGCAAGCGAAGAACTACTTACTGGCACTGAACCTACTAAGATATCGATAGAGAAAGAATCTGTATCAGATCCATCATTGTATGTTCCAGTTGTGACTGAACTTACAGAAAGACCGATGCCTGTAGTAACAGAAGTCAGTCAGCCTGATATCACTGAGAAAGATAACAAACGAACTGAAATAGAAATACAGTCTGAAGAGAAGACTACGACATATATCAATTTAGATGAAGTAACAGAAAAAGACACTTTATATACAGAAAGTAAACCACTTTATACCACAGAAGCACAAAATATAGTTACACAgcaaaaagaaatgaacactgaAGCATTGGATAGAGCTACAACAGTACCTGACCAAGTTATTACACAGAGTTTATCTACTAGTATACCTGAACGCGATGAATCCTATGGAACAACTGATAGTGTAGACAAAGATAAAACAGATGAACATATATCACCACATAGCACAACACAGATGCCAGAAATAAATACGAAAGAAACTCAAACAGAAGCTATTGGTATAGAAAAAACAACATTAACTGTGCAAACACATTCTGAACAGGAAGAACCAAGTCTTACAGTAACGGTAAAAGAAACTGAATCTCAACCTGAAAACCAGAGTACTCAATCTACAATAGAAAATGAATCACCTATCACAGAAGCAACAGCAGACTCCAGTACAGAAACAGACAAGAAAGTACCAGATGTACATATACCTACAGAGTTAACACCGACAACGTTAGAAAACTTTTACACTCAAGCACAAACTACACAAGCACATAAAGAGTTTGATAAATCAGACGAACCAAAACAGACAACTGAACCAGAACATGAATTTAGTGAAACAACCCCATTCCTAGTTGAACTAAAAGAACATACACATCAAGTAATTGATGATAGCTCACGAACGCCTATTGAAGAAATACTTACGACTCCGTTATATGAACCACAGCAAACAGAACGAGGTGATCAAAATCTAGATGCTACTGATAAATATGAAGATGAATCATTGGTACCTATTATAGTAACAAAATATGAGCAAGAGGTCAAAGAAAAGCCTATTACAGATGGTCAAGAACAAGCGGAAGAAAAAGTTCCAACTACGATTTCACCTGTTAAAGATTTCACAGAACACATAAGTGACACTGAGATAATTCCTACAACTTCATCTACGTATCTTGAAACAGACTtacaagaaaaagaaaaacaacaaACTACAGTGCAAGACGTAGTGTTAACGACTTCTGCAGCTCCACAAACAGCTAGTGAAAAGGAACTGTACACGACTATAACAACTGATATACAAAATTTAACATATCCAGTTACTGAAACCTCGAGTATTTCGACCGAAAAAGATATTCATTTAGCCACTGAAGAACCACAGAAATCAGAAACATCAATGGGAACTACGTTATTAGACGAAGATTTATTACAAGGACCCTCAAAATCGACAACAAGCAAGATCAAAGAAGAAAGTACAACACACTCTTCATTGACT